Within Halorubrum lacusprofundi ATCC 49239, the genomic segment CCGGGCTCCGTGAGCGCCCACGCGCCGAGCTTGCCCCCCTCGGCGAGCGGTCGGAGCCACTCCTCCTTCTGTTCCGGGGTGCCGAACAGCTCGATCGGCTTCGCGCCCAGCGAGGTGTGGGCGGCGTACGAGAGCCCGATCCCGCCGGAGACGCGACCGAGTTCCTCGGTGACGAGCGCGTACATGAGCTGGTCGCCGCCGAGCCCGCCGTACTCCTCGGATATCGGCACGCCCATCATGTCGAGGTCGTTCAGGTCGGCGAACACCTCGTCGGGGAACCGGTGTTCGTCCTCGATCTCCTGGGCGATCGGCCGGATTTCCTCCTCGCAAAACTCCCGGACGGTGTCCCGAATCATCCGGTGTTCAGCGGAATCAAGTATACCGAGTAACCCTTCGTCTTCCATACCATCACCTACGAATCCAACAGCAAAAACCGTGAGGTTACGTCCCTGCAACACCAAAACCACCATTCCGAACCCGCAACTCCATCTCAGACGCCGACTCCAAATATACACCCAACTCCCGAAGTTCATCTGCCGACACAAACAACGGTACCCCCAATCGGACTCTCATCCCCATCCCAAGTCGTACGGGCCGGGATTCGAACCTGGAAGTCGTTCAACCAGGGACCATCTAATAGGGCTCTTAATGTGTCTACCCGATCATCAGCACTCGTTTTCACGGCTGAAGTTCTGCTTAACTAGCTCTGTTGAAATTCTCAGTGTTGACAGATTAACACCCTCATCGATCAGTACAGGCGAGGTAGTCACCGCTACTGGCGTGGTCGGGCCGCGGAATCTTGCGAAGGAGTCTGTGAAGCATTATCAACGGACGATTGACCAATGGAAGGAGTTCATGAAGTGGGAGGGACGGCACCCTGTGTGTCCGAATCAGGACCATGTTCTGCGGTTCGCTCGGTATTACAAGGACGAGAAGGGGAACAGTCCGGGGGTCGTGCGTCGAAAACTTAATCGGTTGAGTCAGGCGTTTGAGTATTTCCGTAATGATTCGAGTTATCCGCACCCGTCTGATTTCAGTCCGGTGAGCGCCGCGATGATGAAGGTGAATTTGTCGCAACCGTCACCGAAGGAGCCGCCACGGATTTCGAAGGAGGAGATGGCTGAGCATATTTCTGAAATTAAGGATGTGCGAGATCGGGCGATTATTATGACTCAGCTGAAGCTCGGGATTCGCGCTCAGGAGTTGTGTAATATCAAGCTGGAGGATATTCACATTAAGAAGCCGGACCTGTTGGGGCATTATTCTGAGATGGGCAGCAATCGAGGCTTGGAGGATCATGAGAACGCGATCTACATCCCGTTTAATAAGGAGCGGGATGGGAATAAGTCTGAGAGGCCTCGTATTATCCCGCTCGATGAGGAGATTCGGAAGGTGTTGACTGATTGGCTGTTCATTCGGCCTGATAACGAGGAGCCGTGGCTGTTCCTTTCTGATCGAAAGAACATTCAGTTTGAGACTTCAGCGGTGCGGGATATTTGGCATAAGCATTTCCGCCCGGAATATGATGAGACTGAGCGCCATGCGGCTGTGTCGTCGCATTTTGGTCGGCACTTTTTCACGACGTGGTGGCAGGTGCATCAGGGGATGGATATTGAGTTAGTGAAGTATCTTCGTGGGGATGTTCATGGTGGGGAGCGTGATATGAAGAACTCGGGAGATGCGATTCATTCGTATATTCATACGTATTATGAGGATGTAGAGCCGGAGTATCGGCGGTCGGTTTTTAAATTGCTGTGAGTGTATAATAGTACTCTCGTATAATCATTTCCGCGGGCAGATCGAAGTCCATGGGCAAGAATTGCGACGCGGTGTCATAAACAATGCGAACGACCGTGATGGACTTTCTCTCGCCCCGACGTGACCATTTATCAGTCGCGGTCGCCTCAGACTCTCTATGGAACTCCGTCGGCTCGTGCGCGGCCGTGTGGACTGGCCCGACATCGAACGGGTCGTCCGCGAGCTGGCGGACCGGTACGACCGCGACGAGATGCGGGTGCGCTTCCTCGACGCCGACAACTGGCTGTCGACCCCGATGGTGATCGACGACGACCTGTTCGTGAAGGTGATCACCCGCCAGAACACGATCGTCCACGCGCTGTTCACCACCGGACGGAACCTCGGCGTCTTCTCCGCCGGCACCGAAGGCTTCTTCGAGCGCTACGAGACTCCCTACGAGATGGCGCTCCACGAGCTGGAGGCGACCCAGAAGGTCCGCGAGATCGGCGTCAACGCCCCGGAGCCGATTGAGGCCCTGGAGGTCGGCGACCTCGGCGTCGTCGTATTGGAGTACCTCCCCGAGTTTCGGACGCTCGACGAGCTCGACGCCGAAGACGTGGCGGCGCTCGCCCCGACGCTGTTCGAGACCCTCCGGACGATCCACGACGCCGGGCTCGCGCACGGCGATCTCCGCGCGGAGAACGTCCTGGTGCGCGACGGCGACCTCTACGTCATCGACGCGACGAGCGTGAGCGAGGCGGGTCGCGAGTCGGCGCGGTCGTACGACCTCGCGAGCGCTCTCGCCGCGCTGGAACCCTTAATCGGCGCCGCCGCCGCCATCGACGCCGCGCTCGATAGCTACTCGACAGACGAAATTCTGGCTGCCCGGCAGTTCCTCGACTTCGTCGCGATCCGACCCGACCACGAGTTCGACGCCGCCGCGCTCACCGGCGAACTGGAGAAGCGGGCGACGTAGAGCGACGTCAGAGAGGACAGCCTACTCCGCGCTCGCGTCCGGCGTTCCCGCTGCCGTCTCCGCGCGCTCCCGACTCACGATCCAGATGCCGACGGCCATCAGCACGCCCCCGACGAGAAACTCCGGCCCGAGCGCCTCCCCGAGCAGCGCCGCCCCGAGCGCCGCCCCGACAGCGGGCTGTGCGAAGAAGAAGACCGCGACCGTTCCGGCGGGCACGTACTCTAAGCCCTTGTACCAGAGGTACCACGCGGCCGCCGTCGACGCCAAGCCGAGGTACAGCACGGCGGCGACCGACTCCGCCGTCAGCGGGAGATCGGCCGGCGAGAGATTGAGGTACCACAGCTCGACGGCGGCAAGCACGCCGAGCATCGGGACGCTCGCCAGCGAGGAGTACGTCGCCGCGCGTAGCGCGCCGTGGCGCCTGACGGCACGCAGTCCCCAGACGGTGTAGCCAGCCCACGCCGCGCTGCCGATCAGGAGCAGCGCCACGCCGAGCGCGTTGCCGGCGGCCATCGACCCAAGATCGTACTGGCCGGCGATGACGACGGCGGTCCCGACGCCGGCGACGGTCATCCCGCCCGCCTTCACCGTCGTGACGCGCTCGCCGAGCACGACCGCGCCGAGCAGAACCGTGAACACGGGGGTGAGGACTGTCAGCAGCGATCCCTGACTGGCGTTGGTCAGTTCCGTGCCGACGAACTGGGTCGCGACCGTCAGCGTCACCCAGCCGCCCAGCCCGACGAACGCCGGCCACTCGCCGCGAGTCGGCGCGGGGCCGCCGCGGCCGGCGACGACGAGCCAGAGCGCGCCGGCACCGAGCGCGACCCGGAGAAAGCCGAGCGTCACCGGCGGGATCAGCGCGAACCCCCACTTGCTGACGACGTACATCCCGCCCCACAGCGCCGCGGCTGCGAGGGGAGCGAGCGCGAACGCGTATCGGCCGAGACTGGGTGGCATTCGGGTTGGGTACGCTTCGAAAGGAACCAGCGGGGACTCAGCCGCCGAGGTACAGCTGCGAGACCTCCTCGTCGTTGAGCAGTTCCTCCGGCGTCCCCTCGAACCGGACCGTCCCCTGATCGAGGACGTAGCCCCGGTCGGAGATACCGAGCCCCTTCGTCACGTTCTGTTCGACCATCAGGATCGCGGTGTCCATGTCGTTGACCTCCTGTACGTCCTCGAACACGTCGTCGGCCGTGTTGGGCGCGAGCCCTGCGGACGGCTCGTCGATGAGCAGCACGTCGGGTTCCATCACGAGCGCCCGAGCGAACGCCAGCACCTGCCGCTGGCCGCCGGAGAGCGTCCGGGCCTTCGCGGTCCGCTTCTCCTCGATGATCGGGAATCGGTCGTACAGCGTCTCAATCACCGCTTCGAGACCGCCGTCGCGGGCGACGCCGCCCATCCGGAGGTTCTCGTCGATCGTCAGCGAGCCGAACACGTTGTCGGTCTGAGGGACGTAGCCGATCCCCTCGCGGACGATCTCTTCGGGCGCCATTCCGCCGATATCGCGGCCGTGGTACATCACCGTCCCCGTCCACGGCGTCAACATCCCGAACGCCGTCTTGAGGACGGTCGATTTTCCGGCCCCGTTCGGGCCGACGAGACAGACGATCTCGCCCGGATCGAGCCGGACCGAGCAGTCGTCGAGCACCTGCACCTCGCCGTACCCACTGTCGACGTTCGACAGCGAGAGCACGGGATCGGCTCGGTCGGTGGCCCCTACGGGCCGGGTGGTGTCGTCGCTCATGTGCCGCCTCCGAGGTACGCGTCGATAACGCGATCGTCGCTTCGGACCCCCTCCGGCGTCCCTTCGGTCAGGACGTGTCCCTGATCGAGGACGACGATCGGGTCGGCCAGATCCATCACGAACTCCATGTCGTGTTCTATCAGCAGGAACGTCGTCCCTTGGTCGTTGAGCCGCCGAATCTGGTCTTTGAGCTTCTTCGCCAGCGTCGGGTTCACCCCTGCGACCGGCTCGTCGAGCAGCAGCACCTCCGGCTCGGCGAGCATCGCCCGCGCGAGCTCGACGAGCTTCATCTGACCGCCGGAGATGTCGGTCGCGGGCTGTGCCGCGAGGTGGTCGATCTCGAAATCCTCTAAGATCCGCTCGGCCTCGGCGAGGTTCGCCGACTCGCTCTCGCCGACCGCCCCCGGCGTGGCGAACAGCTTGATAAAGGACTCGCCGGGCTGGTTCCGGGGCCCGACCAACATCGCCTCGCGGACGGTCATCCCCTCCAGCTTGCGAGGGGTCTGGAACGTCCGAATGAGCCCGTGATCGGCCACCTGATACGGTTCCATACCGGTCACGTCGGTCCCGTTCACCTCGACGGTCCCGCCGTCCGGCTCGTAGAAGCCGGAGATGAGGTTGAACAGCGTCGATTTCCCGGCGCCGTTCGGACCGATGAGTCCGGTGATCGTCCCGCGCTCGACCGCGAACGAGGCGTGGTCCGTCGCGGCGAGGCCGCCGAACGACTTCTGAAGATCGTCGACGCGCAGGACGGCGTCCTGCTTGGGGAGCGCACCCTCACTCATCGCCACCACCTCCCTTCTGCTCGCGGACGCCGGAAGATGGCGGATCGGGCGCCTCCTGCCCGTCGACGGCGCTCGGCCAGATCAGCTCCCGCTGTGGCGGGAGGATCCCCTGCGGCCGGTAGCGCATGACGGCGACGATCACGACCCCGATCAACAGCAGCCGCAGCGGCGCCGGATCGATCGGCAGCGCCACATCGTTGAGGAAGCGTGTCCCCTCGCGGATGGTGACGATGACGATGCCGCCGAACAGCGCCCCGCGGTTGGAGCCGCTGCCGCCCAGAATTACGGCGACCCACGCGTAGAACGTCGTGATCGGGTCCAGATCGCCCGGCCCGACGTAGAGGTTTAGGTGGGTGTAGAACACGCCCGCCAGCGCCATGATCAGGCTACCGAGGATGAACGACTGCATCTTGAACGAGTAGGTGTTCTTGCCGAGCGCTCGCGCGAGGTCCTCGTCCGAGCGGATCGTCCGCAACACCCGCCCCCACGGGGACTGGTGCGCACGCCTGAGGACGAAGTACGCGGCGCCCGCAAACGAGAGCACCAACAGGACGTTCAGCAACGCCTGCCAGAACGCCGTCTCAAGGATCACCGGCGACCCGGGGATCACCACGAGCCGGAGTCCCGGCATCGTTTCCGGGAACGTCGAGAGCACCGGCCACCCCTTGAAGAAGCCCGGGATGCCGCGCAGCCCTGCGCTCCCGTTGGTCAGCCAGCGCTCGTTGAGCACGATTAGCCGGACGACCTCAGCCAGTCCGAGCGAGGCGATCGCGAGGTAGTCGGCCCGGAGCCGGAGCGTCGGGATACCGATAAGCAGTGCCAGCACGAACGCGGCGACGAGCGCAACGACGAGCCCGACGATCGGGTTGAACCCGCCCGCGATCGGCGAGCCGCTCGCGGTCATCAGCGCGGAGCCGTACGCGCCGATCCCGAAGAACGCGGCGACGCTGAAGTTGATCAGCCCGGTGAACCCCCACTGGGCGTTCAGCCCGAAGGACAGCAGTGCGTACATCCCGGCGAGCCCGACGAGGAACAGGAAGTACGTCGGGCCGAGCGCGCCGGTAAGCAGCGCACCGAGCAGGAACAGCATGAACGCGACGCTGACGCCGAGCACCCACGCCTCTGGTCGTGTCAGATCCGCCACTGCTCCCTTCGGGTCGGAGAGGAGGCTCATGTTGCACCCTCCCCGGCGATCCCGTTGGGCCGGACCAACAGCACGACGACCATGATCACGAACGCGATCGCGTTCGCGTACTCGATGCTGATCAGGTTCTCGAGCACGGTCTCAAGCCAGTTCGGGGCGATCGGTAGCGCCTCGACCACATTGGAGAAAAACGGTGTTAGCTGATTGATCATGCCGATGAGGAAGCCGCCCGCCATCGCGCCGTAGACGGAGCCGATCCCACCGAGGATCACCGCCGCGAAGATGACCAACAGGAGATTAAATCCCATCCGCGGTGAGAGCTGGTTGAACAGTCCGAGGAACACACCGCCCGCGCCCGCGAGTCCGGCGCCGATGACCCACGTCCACAGCTTGACACGCTTCGTCCGGATCCCGCTGACCCGGGCGAGGTCGGGATTGTCCGCCATCGCTCGCATCTTCCGCCCGAGGTCGGTGTACTGGAGGAGGACGTGAAGTCCGACGACGAGCACTGCCGCCGAGCCGACGATCGCCACGTCGTGCAGCGTCACGCGGACGCCGTACGGTACGAGCGATTCGATCGGCCGCAACGGCTGGATGTCGAACCGGGTAAACCCGGAGCCGAACCGGATCTGGATCACTGCGCGGTAGATGAACGCGATCCCGATCGACGTGATCAGCAGGCCGATCGAATCGACGTCGAGCGGTTCGTAGATGAGTTTCTCGGTGCCGACCGCGACGACCGCCGCGACCGCGATCCCGACGACCAGCGCGAGGAAGAAGCCGTACGGCAGTCCCAGCACTGCTCCTCCGAGTCCGCCGACGGCGCCGAACGTCACGAGCGCCGTGTACGCGCCGATGGTCATCGTGTCGCCGTGCGCGAAGTTGGCGAAGTCGGCGATGCTGTACACCAGCGACAGCCCGATGCTGCCGAGAACGATGATACTGCTGAAGACCAGCCCGTTAGCCAGATATCCGAGGACGGTCATCGATCGATATCAGCCTTCGATGAAGTCGATACCTTCGTACGCGTGGTCTTGGACCTCCAAGACCTGAAGGAAACCGACCGGGTCCCCGTTCTCGTCGAAGTCGATGGGACCGCTGACCCCTTGGTAATCGACGTCGTCGGGACCGCCGCCGTCTGCGAGGATCTGGCTGGCGGCCTCGAAGGAGGTCGCTTCCTCCCCTTCGGGGCCGGAGACACGCCGGACGGTCTCCTGAAGCGCCGCGCCGGTGAACTCGTCGGCGGCCTGGATCGCGAGCGCGGCGTTGATCGCGCAGTCGTACGCGTACGCGGCCCACGAGGTCGGCTGCCGGCCGTACTCTTCCTCGAAGTCCGACGCGAACGACTGGTAGTTCTCCTCCTCGATCGGCGCGGAGGGGACCACGATCTTCATGCCGTCGATACTTCCCTCCGGCGTGTTCTCGAGGACGTTGTCGCCGGAGACGGAGTCGGCGCCGTAGAACTGCGCCTCGTAGCCCGACGAGTACACCTCGTTGACCATCGTCGCGAACTCGGCCTGGTAGGTGATGAACAGCCACGCGTCGGCGCCCGAGCTGTTCATCTCGGAGATGACTCCCGAGTAGGACTGCTGCTCCTGGTCGTGCGGGCTGTTGTAGACGACCTCGCCGTCGTACGCGTCGACGAACGCGTCGGTGAGGCTCTGGCCGTAGTCGTTGTTGACGTAGGTGATCGCCACCTCGTCGTAGCCGTCGTCAGTGATGAGGTTCGACAGCGCGAGCGACTGGCTGCGGCCCGACGGTGACATCCGGAGCAGCCCCGGGAAATCCGTGAGGTTGAGCCCCGTGGAGTTCTGGCTTAGCTGGACGACGTCCGTCCCCTCCACGACGCTCTCGTAGATTGCCAGCGAGACGCCGGAGCCGACTGCGCCGATGAGGAAGGGCACGCCGTCCTGGTTGACGAGCTTCTGGGCGGCGGCGATCCCGCCTTGGTTCTCGCTCTCGGAGTCTTCGACGATGATCTCGAGGTCGCGGCCGTCGATGCCGATCTCGTTGACGCGCTGTAAGGCGAGGTTGACGCCGCGCTGGTTCCGCTCGCCGAACGCCGACAGCGACCCGGTCTGCGAGTCGACCATCCCGATCTCGTAGGCGTCGGTCGAGTCTCCTCCGTCGTCGCTCCCGTCGTCGCCGTCGGTTCCGTTCTCGCCATCGCTCCCGTCACTCCCGTCGCTCCCGTCGCTCCCGTCGGATCCGTCTTCGCCGTCGTCGGTCGTGCTGAGACAGCCCGCGAGCGCGCCAACGCCCGCTCCTCCCGTCAGTTTCAGCAGCGTTCTCCGGTCGACCAAGTCCATGCTATTTGGTGACATATGTTACCTGTGATATTCGTGGTCGTATGGGTATCTGAAACCCTACCCGTCCATGGTCGGTTGAGACGTATATTCCTCTCATGCGATGCAATATTTGCTGTGGTGTTTTTTTATTCTCAAGTACTCTGTGAACTAATTGGTCGGGTGGCGTTATATCCCCGTCGGGTGTCCCAGTGATCGTATGATTCCGCCCATCGCGAGCAACTTCGTCGCCGGCGAGACGCCGGAGGCGGCGCTCGCGCACGTCGAGTCCCTCAACGACCGGGGCGTGGCCG encodes:
- a CDS encoding tyrosine-type recombinase/integrase, producing MKWEGRHPVCPNQDHVLRFARYYKDEKGNSPGVVRRKLNRLSQAFEYFRNDSSYPHPSDFSPVSAAMMKVNLSQPSPKEPPRISKEEMAEHISEIKDVRDRAIIMTQLKLGIRAQELCNIKLEDIHIKKPDLLGHYSEMGSNRGLEDHENAIYIPFNKERDGNKSERPRIIPLDEEIRKVLTDWLFIRPDNEEPWLFLSDRKNIQFETSAVRDIWHKHFRPEYDETERHAAVSSHFGRHFFTTWWQVHQGMDIELVKYLRGDVHGGERDMKNSGDAIHSYIHTYYEDVEPEYRRSVFKLL
- a CDS encoding RIO1 family regulatory kinase/ATPase, whose translation is MELRRLVRGRVDWPDIERVVRELADRYDRDEMRVRFLDADNWLSTPMVIDDDLFVKVITRQNTIVHALFTTGRNLGVFSAGTEGFFERYETPYEMALHELEATQKVREIGVNAPEPIEALEVGDLGVVVLEYLPEFRTLDELDAEDVAALAPTLFETLRTIHDAGLAHGDLRAENVLVRDGDLYVIDATSVSEAGRESARSYDLASALAALEPLIGAAAAIDAALDSYSTDEILAARQFLDFVAIRPDHEFDAAALTGELEKRAT
- a CDS encoding DMT family transporter; translated protein: MPPSLGRYAFALAPLAAAALWGGMYVVSKWGFALIPPVTLGFLRVALGAGALWLVVAGRGGPAPTRGEWPAFVGLGGWVTLTVATQFVGTELTNASQGSLLTVLTPVFTVLLGAVVLGERVTTVKAGGMTVAGVGTAVVIAGQYDLGSMAAGNALGVALLLIGSAAWAGYTVWGLRAVRRHGALRAATYSSLASVPMLGVLAAVELWYLNLSPADLPLTAESVAAVLYLGLASTAAAWYLWYKGLEYVPAGTVAVFFFAQPAVGAALGAALLGEALGPEFLVGGVLMAVGIWIVSRERAETAAGTPDASAE
- a CDS encoding ABC transporter ATP-binding protein, whose protein sequence is MSDDTTRPVGATDRADPVLSLSNVDSGYGEVQVLDDCSVRLDPGEIVCLVGPNGAGKSTVLKTAFGMLTPWTGTVMYHGRDIGGMAPEEIVREGIGYVPQTDNVFGSLTIDENLRMGGVARDGGLEAVIETLYDRFPIIEEKRTAKARTLSGGQRQVLAFARALVMEPDVLLIDEPSAGLAPNTADDVFEDVQEVNDMDTAILMVEQNVTKGLGISDRGYVLDQGTVRFEGTPEELLNDEEVSQLYLGG
- a CDS encoding ABC transporter ATP-binding protein yields the protein MSEGALPKQDAVLRVDDLQKSFGGLAATDHASFAVERGTITGLIGPNGAGKSTLFNLISGFYEPDGGTVEVNGTDVTGMEPYQVADHGLIRTFQTPRKLEGMTVREAMLVGPRNQPGESFIKLFATPGAVGESESANLAEAERILEDFEIDHLAAQPATDISGGQMKLVELARAMLAEPEVLLLDEPVAGVNPTLAKKLKDQIRRLNDQGTTFLLIEHDMEFVMDLADPIVVLDQGHVLTEGTPEGVRSDDRVIDAYLGGGT
- a CDS encoding branched-chain amino acid ABC transporter permease produces the protein MSLLSDPKGAVADLTRPEAWVLGVSVAFMLFLLGALLTGALGPTYFLFLVGLAGMYALLSFGLNAQWGFTGLINFSVAAFFGIGAYGSALMTASGSPIAGGFNPIVGLVVALVAAFVLALLIGIPTLRLRADYLAIASLGLAEVVRLIVLNERWLTNGSAGLRGIPGFFKGWPVLSTFPETMPGLRLVVIPGSPVILETAFWQALLNVLLVLSFAGAAYFVLRRAHQSPWGRVLRTIRSDEDLARALGKNTYSFKMQSFILGSLIMALAGVFYTHLNLYVGPGDLDPITTFYAWVAVILGGSGSNRGALFGGIVIVTIREGTRFLNDVALPIDPAPLRLLLIGVVIVAVMRYRPQGILPPQRELIWPSAVDGQEAPDPPSSGVREQKGGGGDE
- a CDS encoding branched-chain amino acid ABC transporter permease; this encodes MTVLGYLANGLVFSSIIVLGSIGLSLVYSIADFANFAHGDTMTIGAYTALVTFGAVGGLGGAVLGLPYGFFLALVVGIAVAAVVAVGTEKLIYEPLDVDSIGLLITSIGIAFIYRAVIQIRFGSGFTRFDIQPLRPIESLVPYGVRVTLHDVAIVGSAAVLVVGLHVLLQYTDLGRKMRAMADNPDLARVSGIRTKRVKLWTWVIGAGLAGAGGVFLGLFNQLSPRMGFNLLLVIFAAVILGGIGSVYGAMAGGFLIGMINQLTPFFSNVVEALPIAPNWLETVLENLISIEYANAIAFVIMVVVLLVRPNGIAGEGAT
- a CDS encoding ABC transporter substrate-binding protein yields the protein MDLVDRRTLLKLTGGAGVGALAGCLSTTDDGEDGSDGSDGSDGSDGSDGENGTDGDDGSDDGGDSTDAYEIGMVDSQTGSLSAFGERNQRGVNLALQRVNEIGIDGRDLEIIVEDSESENQGGIAAAQKLVNQDGVPFLIGAVGSGVSLAIYESVVEGTDVVQLSQNSTGLNLTDFPGLLRMSPSGRSQSLALSNLITDDGYDEVAITYVNNDYGQSLTDAFVDAYDGEVVYNSPHDQEQQSYSGVISEMNSSGADAWLFITYQAEFATMVNEVYSSGYEAQFYGADSVSGDNVLENTPEGSIDGMKIVVPSAPIEEENYQSFASDFEEEYGRQPTSWAAYAYDCAINAALAIQAADEFTGAALQETVRRVSGPEGEEATSFEAASQILADGGGPDDVDYQGVSGPIDFDENGDPVGFLQVLEVQDHAYEGIDFIEG